In Anaerostipes hadrus ATCC 29173 = JCM 17467, a single genomic region encodes these proteins:
- a CDS encoding alpha/beta hydrolase — protein MDKAVIYIHGKGGNAEEAIHYKPLFSNCDVIGLDYTAQFPWEAKEEFPLLFNSIYRNYKTVEVIANSIGAYFAINALSNQQIEKAYFISPVVDMERLIADMMIWTNVTEDELKEKKEIQTTFGETLSWDYLCYARENPIIWEIPTHILYGEKDNLTAYGTIFEFVQRTNSTLSIMKNGEHWFHTDEQMKFLDEWIIKSSK, from the coding sequence GTGGATAAAGCAGTTATTTATATACATGGAAAAGGTGGTAATGCTGAAGAAGCTATTCATTACAAACCGCTCTTTAGTAATTGTGATGTGATTGGTCTCGACTATACTGCACAGTTTCCATGGGAAGCAAAAGAAGAATTTCCATTACTTTTTAATTCAATTTATAGAAACTACAAGACTGTTGAAGTAATTGCCAATAGCATTGGAGCGTATTTTGCTATCAATGCCTTATCAAATCAGCAAATAGAGAAAGCATATTTTATTTCGCCCGTTGTAGATATGGAAAGGCTTATTGCTGATATGATGATTTGGACAAATGTTACAGAGGATGAACTCAAAGAGAAAAAAGAAATTCAGACAACCTTTGGAGAGACTCTTTCATGGGATTATCTTTGCTATGCAAGAGAAAATCCTATTATATGGGAAATCCCAACGCACATTTTGTATGGTGAAAAAGATAATCTTACCGCTTATGGAACGATATTTGAATTTGTACAGAGGACTAATTCAACACTTTCTATTATGAAAAATGGAGAGCATTGGTTTCATACGGATGAACAAATGAAATTTCTTGATGAATGGATAATAAAATCTTCCAAATAA
- a CDS encoding ABC transporter ATP-binding protein, with the protein MNEHDVLKKNRNFYIGVGGTVLEGLLSGSLFMLLYSVMQFLWSGQFDMNRVLALTGIIAVVFLLRILIYSYGYTKAQIGGAEVSKNTRLFMGDHLKRIPLSRFTQGQTGDYINTITSDVNNYEKILTHKIGDMAKSFALSLMLIIFVMTIYVPAGIILLIADLLLIPGLWLSFRMVRKYGKEKNDICAENVSSIVEYVSGIQTFRAYGVGGLKNKTVINAMREFCRISFVYESKVLPIGAVFGILSWLSCPLVILLAYAPWVAGTLNTVDYLLICMLPLFCAKLANSIFVDLTSYKNLMISKNKILSVMNEPEETGSMEPLHTATHEITFDNVDFAYVPGEPVLKHATFTVPDQKLTAIIGDSGSGKSTILNLIAKYYEATGGTISIGGKPINHVAAERVLEQVSMVDQDIFLFDDTIRDNIRHARPNATDTEIEAACREANCDSFIRKMEKGYDTPTGENGNLLSGGERQRISIARAILKNSPILLLDEATASLDIENELAVKQAIANLLKEKKTVVMIAHTLSIVKNADQILVMGDGRIAESGTHEELLAKGGKYAAMWNAEQKISA; encoded by the coding sequence TCTCTCCGGCAGCCTGTTTATGCTGCTTTACTCTGTTATGCAGTTTTTGTGGTCGGGTCAATTTGACATGAACCGCGTTCTGGCTCTGACCGGTATTATTGCAGTGGTTTTTCTTCTCCGTATCCTGATTTACAGCTATGGCTATACCAAAGCGCAGATCGGCGGTGCAGAGGTCAGCAAGAATACCCGCCTCTTTATGGGCGACCATTTGAAGCGTATCCCGCTTTCCCGGTTTACCCAGGGACAGACCGGCGATTATATCAATACCATCACAAGCGATGTAAACAACTATGAAAAAATCCTGACCCATAAGATCGGTGATATGGCAAAGAGTTTTGCACTTTCGCTCATGCTGATTATTTTTGTGATGACCATTTATGTGCCTGCCGGAATTATCCTGCTGATTGCCGACTTGCTTTTGATCCCTGGACTGTGGCTTTCCTTCCGTATGGTTCGGAAGTATGGTAAAGAAAAGAATGATATTTGTGCAGAGAATGTCAGCAGCATTGTGGAGTATGTGTCTGGTATTCAAACTTTCCGGGCCTATGGCGTAGGTGGTTTGAAGAATAAAACCGTTATCAACGCTATGCGGGAGTTCTGTCGGATCAGCTTTGTGTACGAATCAAAAGTGCTTCCTATTGGTGCGGTCTTTGGTATTTTGAGTTGGCTGTCCTGCCCGCTGGTTATCTTGCTGGCCTATGCACCCTGGGTCGCAGGGACACTGAACACGGTGGACTACCTTTTGATTTGTATGCTGCCCCTGTTCTGTGCAAAGCTGGCTAACTCGATTTTTGTAGACCTCACCAGTTATAAGAACCTGATGATCTCGAAAAACAAAATCTTGAGTGTAATGAATGAGCCGGAGGAAACTGGCAGCATGGAGCCGCTTCACACAGCTACCCATGAAATCACATTTGACAATGTAGATTTTGCATATGTTCCCGGTGAACCGGTACTAAAACACGCCACCTTTACGGTGCCAGATCAAAAGCTCACGGCCATTATCGGAGACTCTGGCTCCGGCAAATCTACTATTTTGAACCTGATTGCAAAATATTATGAAGCAACGGGCGGGACGATTTCTATTGGCGGTAAACCCATTAACCATGTTGCCGCAGAGCGTGTACTGGAGCAAGTTTCTATGGTAGACCAGGACATATTTCTTTTTGACGATACCATCCGGGATAATATCCGACACGCTCGCCCTAATGCTACGGACACGGAAATCGAGGCTGCCTGCCGGGAGGCTAACTGTGACAGCTTCATCCGTAAGATGGAAAAGGGATACGATACGCCGACTGGCGAGAATGGAAATCTTCTCTCTGGCGGTGAGCGTCAGCGAATTTCAATAGCCCGCGCTATACTGAAAAATAGCCCCATCCTGCTCTTGGATGAAGCAACAGCATCTCTTGACATTGAAAATGAGCTTGCCGTAAAGCAGGCCATCGCTAATCTATTAAAAGAGAAAAAGACTGTGGTAATGATTGCTCATACCCTTTCCATCGTCAAAAATGCAGATCAAATCCTTGTAATGGGTGATGGCAGGATTGCTGAATCTGGAACCCATGAGGAATTGCTTGCGAAAGGCGGAAAATATGCTGCTATGTGGAACGCAGAGCAAAAAATATCGGCTTGA
- a CDS encoding helix-turn-helix domain-containing protein, with amino-acid sequence MILADKITEERKKNGWSQEELANQLGVSRQAVSKWESAGTVPDLQRILQMSELFGVSTDYLLKDEMKAENITYHESTESYAEPLKKVTMENANEFLDMKRNGSKVVANATSMCILSPILLIVLVTMAEDSVFHVSESLATVFGCVFLLGMVAAAVFLFITYGMSESHMEHFEKECFETEYGVSGMVREKKDSYEPIFIRGTAVGVVLCILAVIPTIIAESMEASDYYCGLSVGLLLFILAIGVNLLVRVGMVKSSYDTLLQEGEYTKEEKLFKKKTDTFSGVYWCLTTAIYLAWSFWTMSWDITWIVWPVAGVLFAALLGVVKMVLKNGRT; translated from the coding sequence ATGATTTTAGCTGATAAGATTACAGAGGAAAGAAAAAAGAATGGATGGTCACAGGAAGAACTAGCCAATCAGTTGGGCGTATCCAGACAGGCAGTATCTAAGTGGGAAAGTGCAGGAACTGTTCCAGATTTGCAAAGAATTTTACAGATGTCGGAGCTTTTTGGTGTTAGTACAGATTACCTATTAAAAGATGAAATGAAAGCAGAAAATATCACCTATCACGAAAGTACTGAAAGCTATGCAGAACCGTTGAAAAAAGTAACTATGGAGAATGCAAATGAATTTCTTGACATGAAAAGAAATGGATCCAAAGTAGTGGCAAACGCAACAAGTATGTGTATCTTAAGTCCAATATTATTGATTGTTCTTGTGACAATGGCAGAAGATAGCGTATTTCATGTTTCGGAATCTCTGGCAACAGTATTTGGATGTGTTTTTTTGCTTGGAATGGTTGCGGCAGCCGTCTTTTTGTTTATTACATATGGAATGAGTGAATCACATATGGAACATTTTGAAAAAGAATGCTTTGAAACAGAGTATGGTGTATCTGGAATGGTACGAGAAAAAAAAGATTCCTATGAACCAATTTTTATCAGAGGAACAGCTGTTGGGGTAGTGCTTTGTATACTGGCAGTGATTCCGACAATTATTGCCGAATCTATGGAAGCGTCCGACTATTACTGTGGTCTTTCCGTTGGATTACTGCTATTCATACTTGCAATAGGAGTGAATCTGTTGGTTCGTGTTGGGATGGTAAAAAGCAGTTACGATACCCTTCTTCAGGAAGGAGAATATACAAAAGAAGAAAAACTGTTTAAGAAAAAGACTGACACGTTTTCTGGTGTATATTGGTGCTTGACTACAGCGATTTACCTTGCATGGAGCTTCTGGACGATGAGCTGGGATATTACATGGATTGTATGGCCGGTTGCTGGTGTTTTGTTTGCAGCATTGCTTGGTGTGGTGAAAATGGTGTTAAAGAATGGACGGACATAA
- a CDS encoding DUF6061 family protein has product MRTIFAEYNPQRNSIDVYTSAGYMLRIDCWEAEKNLTTTPGSDCALNALAIDEPLEYARLYLDGTMQMWIDAEDSF; this is encoded by the coding sequence ATGAGAACGATATTTGCAGAATACAATCCACAACGCAACAGCATTGATGTTTATACTTCTGCTGGCTATATGCTCCGCATTGACTGCTGGGAAGCGGAGAAGAATTTAACAACTACTCCCGGATCTGACTGTGCATTAAACGCACTTGCCATTGATGAACCACTTGAGTATGCAAGATTGTATCTTGATGGAACGATGCAAATGTGGATAGATGCGGAAGATTCCTTTTAG
- a CDS encoding DUF3784 domain-containing protein — MNIGFWSCIILVIPFVIIGVLFAIFKEKATKFVSGFNSFSKEEQAIYDKAQISRDIRNQCFIWTVIMLAGATLSCFLTPYMVIPTYIIWLVLFFREVHFDNHKAFKKYLLK; from the coding sequence ATGAATATAGGATTTTGGTCATGTATAATTTTGGTTATACCATTTGTAATTATAGGTGTGTTATTTGCGATTTTTAAGGAAAAAGCAACTAAATTTGTTTCAGGATTTAATTCATTTTCTAAAGAAGAACAGGCAATATATGATAAAGCTCAGATCTCTCGTGATATAAGAAATCAGTGCTTCATATGGACTGTTATAATGTTAGCAGGAGCGACATTATCCTGCTTTTTAACCCCATATATGGTTATACCAACCTATATTATTTGGTTAGTTCTGTTTTTTAGAGAAGTCCACTTTGATAATCATAAAGCATTTAAAAAATATTTATTAAAATAA